One window of the Rosa rugosa chromosome 3, drRosRugo1.1, whole genome shotgun sequence genome contains the following:
- the LOC133736911 gene encoding uncharacterized protein LOC133736911 isoform X5 yields MDKQVARRGRGRAIRFKQSSGHKLFSEENKFRGVFLVGVLPAEKTRAAAGDFVLLEKSKKERIRKLSTIGRGATCSSLEMGCDDVSDREDEELPSKRIKLPTKSMGDCNGVHLPSVPRKLRSAMKKRHRQSTSPSLSNSRKLLSGTESLNCDGVKKPCLKQGDRSPKKTVSGPITKDEEEVVETLYALAGLVFPNNEANGNGKVESETLDANASALPESKNSPAPAVEVGDIKLDPVFPCRATSSTSPSYVEGFTKGTDQVDLLNNPSTHYQPEFPNSGKLCIDSNNNVSHNQINISSLSAKVEQCNEKHFSNAAVNFRDPSELSLDSRLTQTVQQLTSVFSRKPEIAVELGTNIGSQVQKHDMLQESRKKGLWPGLASNVSHGAKSDSPLLQSPAATMPPWMDAVLSTSRASIQNGSSFAKVTKVVNGTRSCKKCAAHVYISHLIQSLKSSDSKDQLLLQPSQMRAHEGSEQGAFLGVNTYTNVKSGFNEVVSSSSIRISTAEKVPNEAKNGILQHKKLHLDQPSYTLASGAHTSPKQIFDFLSLSAGGGSSENNDSFSRGRYAMEPSSEAQVPYLHSPVQHHNFIPFPLTRSRYNSSASLDSHPPVAQQGQLLPSYGNPFCSSQANATALTKQPTQQQKLHLQQQQQQQFHLQQHQQQQLHLQQQQQRLWAARFAAQYRPAGTLAATAPSPSWQNIKQENCTLIQCGQALLSPSPSTLELVGPKYAPLTHHQQQQMAVTSFPPDRVKRSDHHLPSVYEESVGGYRAASALPLQLLCNERL; encoded by the exons ATGGACAAGCAGGTAGCTCGACGTGGACGAGGACGAGCCATTCGGTTTAAGCAATCCTCTGGACACAAGCTCTTCTCCg aagaaaacaaattcCGAGGAGTTTTCCTTGTTGGAGTTTTGCCTGCAGAGAAAACAAGAG CTGCTGCTGGCGACTTTGTGCTGCTTGAGAAATCGAAGAAGGAGAGGATTAGGAAATTGAGTACTATTGGTAGAGGAGCGACTTGTTCGAGCTTAGAAATGGGTTGTGATGATGTGTCTGATAGAGAAGATGAGGAGCTTCCCAGTAAGAGAATTAAGCTACCCACAAAG TCTATGGGTGACTGCAATGGCGTTCATCTACCCTCTGTGCCTCGGAAACTGCGTTCAG CAATGAAGAAGCGCCATCGTCAATCTACATCTCCGTCTTTATCAAATTCAAGGAAGCTACTGAGTGGCACTGAGTCTCTCAACTGCGATGGCGTAAAGAAGCCATGCTTG AAACAAGGAGATAGATCCCCTAAAAAGACTGTTTCTGGGCCTATCACAAAAGATGAGGAAGAAGTTGTGGAGACCTTGTATGCTTTGGCTGGATTGGTGTTCCCCAACAATGAAGCAAATGGTAATGGCAAAGTAGAATCTGAAACTTTAGATGCAAATGCTTCAGCTTTGCCAGAGTCAAAGAACAGTCCTGCGCCTGCAGTTGAAG TTGGAGACATCAAATTGGATCCAGTTTTCCCCTGTAGAGCTACCAGCTCCACCAGTCCATCTTACGTAGAAGGATTCACTAAAGGAACTGATCAAGTTGATTTATTGAACAATCCCAGTACTCATTATCAGCCTGAATTTCCCAACAGTGGCAAACTCTGTATAGACTCGAATAATAACGTCTCTCATAATCAAATAAACATTTCTTCCTTGTCAGCTAAGGTTGAACAGTGCAATGAAAAGCATTTCAGCAATGCTGCTGTCAACTTCCGTGATCCATCCGAGTTAAGCCTGGATAGTCG GTTAACGCAGACAGTGCAACAGCTGACCTCAGTTTTCAGTAGAAAACCAGAAATTGCAGTGGAGCTG GGCACGAACATTGGGAGTCAAGTTCAAAAACATGATATGCTCCAGGAATCCAGGAAGAAAG GATTGTGGCCTGGATTGGCTTCAAATGTCTCACATGGTGCTAAGAGTGATAGTCCACTTTTGCA GAGCCCTGCTGCTACAATGCCTCCCTGGATGGATGCTGTTTTGTCGACCTCCAGAGCATCAATCCAAAATGGTTCTTCTTTTGCAAAG GTTACGAAAGTTGTCAATGGTACAAGATCGTGTAAGAAATGTGCAGCTCATGTCTATATAAGTCATTTGATCCAGTCTCTAAAAAGCTCTGACAGCAAAGATCAGTTACTGCTACAACCTAGTCAAATGAGAGCACATGAAGGATCCGAACAAGGGGCTTTTTTGGGAGTTAATACCTATACTAATGTTAAAAGTGGTTTCAATGAGGTTGTTTCCAGCAGTAGCATAAGAATCTCTACTGCTGAAAAAGTTCCAAATGAAGCTAAGAACGGTATTCTTCAGCACAAGAAGCTCCATCTAGATCAGCCATCGTATACTTTGGCATCTGGGGCACACACATCACCAAAACAG ATTTTTGATTTCCTTTCATTGTCAGCTGGAGGTGGTAGCTCAGAAAATAATGATAGTTTTAGTAGAGGTAGATATGCGATGGAGCCGTCGTCAGAAGCCCAAGTTCCTTATCTTCATTCTCCTGTGCAGCATCACAATTTCATTCCTTTCCCTTTGACCCGGTCTCGCTACAACTCTTCTGCTTCCCTTGACAGTCACCCACCAGTGGCACAGCAG GGCCAGCTGCTACCTTCATATGGCAACCCATTCTGTAGTTCTCAAGCAAATGCCACAGCCTTGACAAAACAACCAACACAACAGCAAAAATTACATCTgcagcagcaacagcaacaacaaTTTCATCTGCAGCAgcatcagcaacaacaattaCATCTGCAGCAGCAACAGCAAAGGCTTTGGGCAGCTCGGTTCGCGGCTCAGTACAGGCCAGCGGGAACTCTGGCAGCCACAGCTCCCTCTCCGAGCTGGCAAAATATAAAGCAGGAGAACTGTACACTGATTCAATGTGGCCAAGCTCTCCTTTCTCCTTCCCCTTCAACACTTGAACTAGTTGGTCCCAAGTATGCACCACTAACTCATCATCAGCAGCAACAAATGGCAGTCACTTCTTTTCCTCCCGACAGGGTAAAACGGTCAGACCACCATCTGCCATCTGTGTATGAGGAGTCTGTAGGCGGGTACCGTGCTGCGAGTGCACTGCCATTGCAGTTGCTCTGCAATGAGCGCCTCTGA
- the LOC133736911 gene encoding uncharacterized protein LOC133736911 isoform X4, producing the protein MDKQVARRGRGRAIRFKQSSGHKLFSEENKFRGVFLVGVLPAEKTRAAAGDFVLLEKSKKERIRKLSTIGRGATCSSLEMGCDDVSDREDEELPSKRIKLPTKSMGDCNGVHLPSVPRKLRSAMKKRHRQSTSPSLSNSRKLLSGTESLNCDGVKKPCLKQGDRSPKKTVSGPITKDEEEVVETLYALAGLVFPNNEANGNGKVESETLDANASALPESKNSPAPAVEVGDIKLDPVFPCRATSSTSPSYVEGFTKGTDQVDLLNNPSTHYQPEFPNSGKLCIDSNNNVSHNQINISSLSAKVEQCNEKHFSNAAVNFRDPSELSLDSRRLTQTVQQLTSVFSRKPEIAVELGTNIGSQVQKHDMLQESRKKGLWPGLASNVSHGAKSDSPLLQSPAATMPPWMDAVLSTSRASIQNGSSFAKVTKVVNGTRSCKKCAAHVYISHLIQSLKSSDSKDQLLLQPSQMRAHEGSEQGAFLGVNTYTNVKSGFNEVVSSSSIRISTAEKVPNEAKNGILQHKKLHLDQPSYTLASGAHTSPKQIFDFLSLSAGGGSSENNDSFSRGRYAMEPSSEAQVPYLHSPVQHHNFIPFPLTRSRYNSSASLDSHPPVAQQGQLLPSYGNPFCSSQANATALTKQPTQQQKLHLQQQQQQQFHLQQHQQQQLHLQQQQQRLWAARFAAQYRPAGTLAATAPSPSWQNIKQENCTLIQCGQALLSPSPSTLELVGPKYAPLTHHQQQQMAVTSFPPDRVKRSDHHLPSVYEESVGGYRAASALPLQLLCNERL; encoded by the exons ATGGACAAGCAGGTAGCTCGACGTGGACGAGGACGAGCCATTCGGTTTAAGCAATCCTCTGGACACAAGCTCTTCTCCg aagaaaacaaattcCGAGGAGTTTTCCTTGTTGGAGTTTTGCCTGCAGAGAAAACAAGAG CTGCTGCTGGCGACTTTGTGCTGCTTGAGAAATCGAAGAAGGAGAGGATTAGGAAATTGAGTACTATTGGTAGAGGAGCGACTTGTTCGAGCTTAGAAATGGGTTGTGATGATGTGTCTGATAGAGAAGATGAGGAGCTTCCCAGTAAGAGAATTAAGCTACCCACAAAG TCTATGGGTGACTGCAATGGCGTTCATCTACCCTCTGTGCCTCGGAAACTGCGTTCAG CAATGAAGAAGCGCCATCGTCAATCTACATCTCCGTCTTTATCAAATTCAAGGAAGCTACTGAGTGGCACTGAGTCTCTCAACTGCGATGGCGTAAAGAAGCCATGCTTG AAACAAGGAGATAGATCCCCTAAAAAGACTGTTTCTGGGCCTATCACAAAAGATGAGGAAGAAGTTGTGGAGACCTTGTATGCTTTGGCTGGATTGGTGTTCCCCAACAATGAAGCAAATGGTAATGGCAAAGTAGAATCTGAAACTTTAGATGCAAATGCTTCAGCTTTGCCAGAGTCAAAGAACAGTCCTGCGCCTGCAGTTGAAG TTGGAGACATCAAATTGGATCCAGTTTTCCCCTGTAGAGCTACCAGCTCCACCAGTCCATCTTACGTAGAAGGATTCACTAAAGGAACTGATCAAGTTGATTTATTGAACAATCCCAGTACTCATTATCAGCCTGAATTTCCCAACAGTGGCAAACTCTGTATAGACTCGAATAATAACGTCTCTCATAATCAAATAAACATTTCTTCCTTGTCAGCTAAGGTTGAACAGTGCAATGAAAAGCATTTCAGCAATGCTGCTGTCAACTTCCGTGATCCATCCGAGTTAAGCCTGGATAGTCG CAGGTTAACGCAGACAGTGCAACAGCTGACCTCAGTTTTCAGTAGAAAACCAGAAATTGCAGTGGAGCTG GGCACGAACATTGGGAGTCAAGTTCAAAAACATGATATGCTCCAGGAATCCAGGAAGAAAG GATTGTGGCCTGGATTGGCTTCAAATGTCTCACATGGTGCTAAGAGTGATAGTCCACTTTTGCA GAGCCCTGCTGCTACAATGCCTCCCTGGATGGATGCTGTTTTGTCGACCTCCAGAGCATCAATCCAAAATGGTTCTTCTTTTGCAAAG GTTACGAAAGTTGTCAATGGTACAAGATCGTGTAAGAAATGTGCAGCTCATGTCTATATAAGTCATTTGATCCAGTCTCTAAAAAGCTCTGACAGCAAAGATCAGTTACTGCTACAACCTAGTCAAATGAGAGCACATGAAGGATCCGAACAAGGGGCTTTTTTGGGAGTTAATACCTATACTAATGTTAAAAGTGGTTTCAATGAGGTTGTTTCCAGCAGTAGCATAAGAATCTCTACTGCTGAAAAAGTTCCAAATGAAGCTAAGAACGGTATTCTTCAGCACAAGAAGCTCCATCTAGATCAGCCATCGTATACTTTGGCATCTGGGGCACACACATCACCAAAACAG ATTTTTGATTTCCTTTCATTGTCAGCTGGAGGTGGTAGCTCAGAAAATAATGATAGTTTTAGTAGAGGTAGATATGCGATGGAGCCGTCGTCAGAAGCCCAAGTTCCTTATCTTCATTCTCCTGTGCAGCATCACAATTTCATTCCTTTCCCTTTGACCCGGTCTCGCTACAACTCTTCTGCTTCCCTTGACAGTCACCCACCAGTGGCACAGCAG GGCCAGCTGCTACCTTCATATGGCAACCCATTCTGTAGTTCTCAAGCAAATGCCACAGCCTTGACAAAACAACCAACACAACAGCAAAAATTACATCTgcagcagcaacagcaacaacaaTTTCATCTGCAGCAgcatcagcaacaacaattaCATCTGCAGCAGCAACAGCAAAGGCTTTGGGCAGCTCGGTTCGCGGCTCAGTACAGGCCAGCGGGAACTCTGGCAGCCACAGCTCCCTCTCCGAGCTGGCAAAATATAAAGCAGGAGAACTGTACACTGATTCAATGTGGCCAAGCTCTCCTTTCTCCTTCCCCTTCAACACTTGAACTAGTTGGTCCCAAGTATGCACCACTAACTCATCATCAGCAGCAACAAATGGCAGTCACTTCTTTTCCTCCCGACAGGGTAAAACGGTCAGACCACCATCTGCCATCTGTGTATGAGGAGTCTGTAGGCGGGTACCGTGCTGCGAGTGCACTGCCATTGCAGTTGCTCTGCAATGAGCGCCTCTGA
- the LOC133736911 gene encoding uncharacterized protein LOC133736911 isoform X6, with product MDKQVARRGRGRAIRFKQSSGHKLFSAAAGDFVLLEKSKKERIRKLSTIGRGATCSSLEMGCDDVSDREDEELPSKRIKLPTKSMGDCNGVHLPSVPRKLRSAMKKRHRQSTSPSLSNSRKLLSGTESLNCDGVKKPCLKQGDRSPKKTVSGPITKDEEEVVETLYALAGLVFPNNEANGNGKVESETLDANASALPESKNSPAPAVEVGDIKLDPVFPCRATSSTSPSYVEGFTKGTDQVDLLNNPSTHYQPEFPNSGKLCIDSNNNVSHNQINISSLSAKVEQCNEKHFSNAAVNFRDPSELSLDSRRLTQTVQQLTSVFSRKPEIAVELGTNIGSQVQKHDMLQESRKKGSGLWPGLASNVSHGAKSDSPLLQSPAATMPPWMDAVLSTSRASIQNGSSFAKVTKVVNGTRSCKKCAAHVYISHLIQSLKSSDSKDQLLLQPSQMRAHEGSEQGAFLGVNTYTNVKSGFNEVVSSSSIRISTAEKVPNEAKNGILQHKKLHLDQPSYTLASGAHTSPKQIFDFLSLSAGGGSSENNDSFSRGRYAMEPSSEAQVPYLHSPVQHHNFIPFPLTRSRYNSSASLDSHPPVAQQGQLLPSYGNPFCSSQANATALTKQPTQQQKLHLQQQQQQQFHLQQHQQQQLHLQQQQQRLWAARFAAQYRPAGTLAATAPSPSWQNIKQENCTLIQCGQALLSPSPSTLELVGPKYAPLTHHQQQQMAVTSFPPDRVKRSDHHLPSVYEESVGGYRAASALPLQLLCNERL from the exons ATGGACAAGCAGGTAGCTCGACGTGGACGAGGACGAGCCATTCGGTTTAAGCAATCCTCTGGACACAAGCTCTTCTCCg CTGCTGCTGGCGACTTTGTGCTGCTTGAGAAATCGAAGAAGGAGAGGATTAGGAAATTGAGTACTATTGGTAGAGGAGCGACTTGTTCGAGCTTAGAAATGGGTTGTGATGATGTGTCTGATAGAGAAGATGAGGAGCTTCCCAGTAAGAGAATTAAGCTACCCACAAAG TCTATGGGTGACTGCAATGGCGTTCATCTACCCTCTGTGCCTCGGAAACTGCGTTCAG CAATGAAGAAGCGCCATCGTCAATCTACATCTCCGTCTTTATCAAATTCAAGGAAGCTACTGAGTGGCACTGAGTCTCTCAACTGCGATGGCGTAAAGAAGCCATGCTTG AAACAAGGAGATAGATCCCCTAAAAAGACTGTTTCTGGGCCTATCACAAAAGATGAGGAAGAAGTTGTGGAGACCTTGTATGCTTTGGCTGGATTGGTGTTCCCCAACAATGAAGCAAATGGTAATGGCAAAGTAGAATCTGAAACTTTAGATGCAAATGCTTCAGCTTTGCCAGAGTCAAAGAACAGTCCTGCGCCTGCAGTTGAAG TTGGAGACATCAAATTGGATCCAGTTTTCCCCTGTAGAGCTACCAGCTCCACCAGTCCATCTTACGTAGAAGGATTCACTAAAGGAACTGATCAAGTTGATTTATTGAACAATCCCAGTACTCATTATCAGCCTGAATTTCCCAACAGTGGCAAACTCTGTATAGACTCGAATAATAACGTCTCTCATAATCAAATAAACATTTCTTCCTTGTCAGCTAAGGTTGAACAGTGCAATGAAAAGCATTTCAGCAATGCTGCTGTCAACTTCCGTGATCCATCCGAGTTAAGCCTGGATAGTCG CAGGTTAACGCAGACAGTGCAACAGCTGACCTCAGTTTTCAGTAGAAAACCAGAAATTGCAGTGGAGCTG GGCACGAACATTGGGAGTCAAGTTCAAAAACATGATATGCTCCAGGAATCCAGGAAGAAAG GTTCAGGATTGTGGCCTGGATTGGCTTCAAATGTCTCACATGGTGCTAAGAGTGATAGTCCACTTTTGCA GAGCCCTGCTGCTACAATGCCTCCCTGGATGGATGCTGTTTTGTCGACCTCCAGAGCATCAATCCAAAATGGTTCTTCTTTTGCAAAG GTTACGAAAGTTGTCAATGGTACAAGATCGTGTAAGAAATGTGCAGCTCATGTCTATATAAGTCATTTGATCCAGTCTCTAAAAAGCTCTGACAGCAAAGATCAGTTACTGCTACAACCTAGTCAAATGAGAGCACATGAAGGATCCGAACAAGGGGCTTTTTTGGGAGTTAATACCTATACTAATGTTAAAAGTGGTTTCAATGAGGTTGTTTCCAGCAGTAGCATAAGAATCTCTACTGCTGAAAAAGTTCCAAATGAAGCTAAGAACGGTATTCTTCAGCACAAGAAGCTCCATCTAGATCAGCCATCGTATACTTTGGCATCTGGGGCACACACATCACCAAAACAG ATTTTTGATTTCCTTTCATTGTCAGCTGGAGGTGGTAGCTCAGAAAATAATGATAGTTTTAGTAGAGGTAGATATGCGATGGAGCCGTCGTCAGAAGCCCAAGTTCCTTATCTTCATTCTCCTGTGCAGCATCACAATTTCATTCCTTTCCCTTTGACCCGGTCTCGCTACAACTCTTCTGCTTCCCTTGACAGTCACCCACCAGTGGCACAGCAG GGCCAGCTGCTACCTTCATATGGCAACCCATTCTGTAGTTCTCAAGCAAATGCCACAGCCTTGACAAAACAACCAACACAACAGCAAAAATTACATCTgcagcagcaacagcaacaacaaTTTCATCTGCAGCAgcatcagcaacaacaattaCATCTGCAGCAGCAACAGCAAAGGCTTTGGGCAGCTCGGTTCGCGGCTCAGTACAGGCCAGCGGGAACTCTGGCAGCCACAGCTCCCTCTCCGAGCTGGCAAAATATAAAGCAGGAGAACTGTACACTGATTCAATGTGGCCAAGCTCTCCTTTCTCCTTCCCCTTCAACACTTGAACTAGTTGGTCCCAAGTATGCACCACTAACTCATCATCAGCAGCAACAAATGGCAGTCACTTCTTTTCCTCCCGACAGGGTAAAACGGTCAGACCACCATCTGCCATCTGTGTATGAGGAGTCTGTAGGCGGGTACCGTGCTGCGAGTGCACTGCCATTGCAGTTGCTCTGCAATGAGCGCCTCTGA
- the LOC133736911 gene encoding uncharacterized protein LOC133736911 isoform X3, translated as MDKQVARRGRGRAIRFKQSSGHKLFSENKFRGVFLVGVLPAEKTRAAAGDFVLLEKSKKERIRKLSTIGRGATCSSLEMGCDDVSDREDEELPSKRIKLPTKSMGDCNGVHLPSVPRKLRSAMKKRHRQSTSPSLSNSRKLLSGTESLNCDGVKKPCLKQGDRSPKKTVSGPITKDEEEVVETLYALAGLVFPNNEANGNGKVESETLDANASALPESKNSPAPAVEVGDIKLDPVFPCRATSSTSPSYVEGFTKGTDQVDLLNNPSTHYQPEFPNSGKLCIDSNNNVSHNQINISSLSAKVEQCNEKHFSNAAVNFRDPSELSLDSRRLTQTVQQLTSVFSRKPEIAVELGTNIGSQVQKHDMLQESRKKGSGLWPGLASNVSHGAKSDSPLLQSPAATMPPWMDAVLSTSRASIQNGSSFAKVTKVVNGTRSCKKCAAHVYISHLIQSLKSSDSKDQLLLQPSQMRAHEGSEQGAFLGVNTYTNVKSGFNEVVSSSSIRISTAEKVPNEAKNGILQHKKLHLDQPSYTLASGAHTSPKQIFDFLSLSAGGGSSENNDSFSRGRYAMEPSSEAQVPYLHSPVQHHNFIPFPLTRSRYNSSASLDSHPPVAQQGQLLPSYGNPFCSSQANATALTKQPTQQQKLHLQQQQQQQFHLQQHQQQQLHLQQQQQRLWAARFAAQYRPAGTLAATAPSPSWQNIKQENCTLIQCGQALLSPSPSTLELVGPKYAPLTHHQQQQMAVTSFPPDRVKRSDHHLPSVYEESVGGYRAASALPLQLLCNERL; from the exons ATGGACAAGCAGGTAGCTCGACGTGGACGAGGACGAGCCATTCGGTTTAAGCAATCCTCTGGACACAAGCTCTTCTCCg aaaacaaattcCGAGGAGTTTTCCTTGTTGGAGTTTTGCCTGCAGAGAAAACAAGAG CTGCTGCTGGCGACTTTGTGCTGCTTGAGAAATCGAAGAAGGAGAGGATTAGGAAATTGAGTACTATTGGTAGAGGAGCGACTTGTTCGAGCTTAGAAATGGGTTGTGATGATGTGTCTGATAGAGAAGATGAGGAGCTTCCCAGTAAGAGAATTAAGCTACCCACAAAG TCTATGGGTGACTGCAATGGCGTTCATCTACCCTCTGTGCCTCGGAAACTGCGTTCAG CAATGAAGAAGCGCCATCGTCAATCTACATCTCCGTCTTTATCAAATTCAAGGAAGCTACTGAGTGGCACTGAGTCTCTCAACTGCGATGGCGTAAAGAAGCCATGCTTG AAACAAGGAGATAGATCCCCTAAAAAGACTGTTTCTGGGCCTATCACAAAAGATGAGGAAGAAGTTGTGGAGACCTTGTATGCTTTGGCTGGATTGGTGTTCCCCAACAATGAAGCAAATGGTAATGGCAAAGTAGAATCTGAAACTTTAGATGCAAATGCTTCAGCTTTGCCAGAGTCAAAGAACAGTCCTGCGCCTGCAGTTGAAG TTGGAGACATCAAATTGGATCCAGTTTTCCCCTGTAGAGCTACCAGCTCCACCAGTCCATCTTACGTAGAAGGATTCACTAAAGGAACTGATCAAGTTGATTTATTGAACAATCCCAGTACTCATTATCAGCCTGAATTTCCCAACAGTGGCAAACTCTGTATAGACTCGAATAATAACGTCTCTCATAATCAAATAAACATTTCTTCCTTGTCAGCTAAGGTTGAACAGTGCAATGAAAAGCATTTCAGCAATGCTGCTGTCAACTTCCGTGATCCATCCGAGTTAAGCCTGGATAGTCG CAGGTTAACGCAGACAGTGCAACAGCTGACCTCAGTTTTCAGTAGAAAACCAGAAATTGCAGTGGAGCTG GGCACGAACATTGGGAGTCAAGTTCAAAAACATGATATGCTCCAGGAATCCAGGAAGAAAG GTTCAGGATTGTGGCCTGGATTGGCTTCAAATGTCTCACATGGTGCTAAGAGTGATAGTCCACTTTTGCA GAGCCCTGCTGCTACAATGCCTCCCTGGATGGATGCTGTTTTGTCGACCTCCAGAGCATCAATCCAAAATGGTTCTTCTTTTGCAAAG GTTACGAAAGTTGTCAATGGTACAAGATCGTGTAAGAAATGTGCAGCTCATGTCTATATAAGTCATTTGATCCAGTCTCTAAAAAGCTCTGACAGCAAAGATCAGTTACTGCTACAACCTAGTCAAATGAGAGCACATGAAGGATCCGAACAAGGGGCTTTTTTGGGAGTTAATACCTATACTAATGTTAAAAGTGGTTTCAATGAGGTTGTTTCCAGCAGTAGCATAAGAATCTCTACTGCTGAAAAAGTTCCAAATGAAGCTAAGAACGGTATTCTTCAGCACAAGAAGCTCCATCTAGATCAGCCATCGTATACTTTGGCATCTGGGGCACACACATCACCAAAACAG ATTTTTGATTTCCTTTCATTGTCAGCTGGAGGTGGTAGCTCAGAAAATAATGATAGTTTTAGTAGAGGTAGATATGCGATGGAGCCGTCGTCAGAAGCCCAAGTTCCTTATCTTCATTCTCCTGTGCAGCATCACAATTTCATTCCTTTCCCTTTGACCCGGTCTCGCTACAACTCTTCTGCTTCCCTTGACAGTCACCCACCAGTGGCACAGCAG GGCCAGCTGCTACCTTCATATGGCAACCCATTCTGTAGTTCTCAAGCAAATGCCACAGCCTTGACAAAACAACCAACACAACAGCAAAAATTACATCTgcagcagcaacagcaacaacaaTTTCATCTGCAGCAgcatcagcaacaacaattaCATCTGCAGCAGCAACAGCAAAGGCTTTGGGCAGCTCGGTTCGCGGCTCAGTACAGGCCAGCGGGAACTCTGGCAGCCACAGCTCCCTCTCCGAGCTGGCAAAATATAAAGCAGGAGAACTGTACACTGATTCAATGTGGCCAAGCTCTCCTTTCTCCTTCCCCTTCAACACTTGAACTAGTTGGTCCCAAGTATGCACCACTAACTCATCATCAGCAGCAACAAATGGCAGTCACTTCTTTTCCTCCCGACAGGGTAAAACGGTCAGACCACCATCTGCCATCTGTGTATGAGGAGTCTGTAGGCGGGTACCGTGCTGCGAGTGCACTGCCATTGCAGTTGCTCTGCAATGAGCGCCTCTGA